A single Streptomyces sp. Edi2 DNA region contains:
- a CDS encoding glycoside hydrolase family 2 TIM barrel-domain containing protein translates to MADGTDNAPHHPGQDQHPPYYEDRSPGSGALPPRAWYPRSDAVRLSLHGRWRFRLSASATAEDDSFARPDFDDAHWPELRVPGHWALQGRFASEGSYEGSGTAQPIGAPVYTNTAYPFPVDPPRVPDENPTGDHRQVFDLPEGWGEGPAVLHFAGVESCARVWLNGQELGHFKGSRLPHEFEVGPLLRPSGNVLAVRVHQWSSGSYLEDQDQWWLAGIFREVSLHRRPEGSVADHFVHAEFDHVTGQGTLRVESEPEGRVTVPALGLDLATGQSATVPVHPWTAEAPHLYDGELVTSGERIPLRIGFRTVRVEDGLLKVNGRRILLRGVNRHEFHPRYGRALDPETMRRDLLLMKQHNINAVRTSHYPPHPAFLGLCDELGLWVVEECDLETHGFGGQGRRDNPVDDARWEPALLDRARRMVERDKNHPAVVLWSLGNECGTGRGLSAMAAWMRERDPSRPLHYEGDPSCADTDVYSRMYADHAEVERIGQRAEAPLPDPELDARRRQLPFLLCEYAHAMGNGPGGLSEYQRLFERYERCQGGFVWEWIDHGLRQQTPAGEVFHAYGGDFGEEVHDGNFVCDGLVFPDRVPSPGLLEFKKVVEPVRIETGTDGTGAGAGTGGGTGTGTDEDGAARTVRITNLYDFAGLGHLGFRWSYEVDGEPRGHGRLTVPPLGPGESAVVQLPAPPAGPDNKGDRADGGDKGDERDVGEALWTVRAVLDEDTPWASAGHEIAWGQLPAAPRPAATPPAATAAPRRGEGNVIVLGPGTFDAGTGTLAYLDGVRIGGPRLDVWRAPTDNDEAAPWQPGPRPATEWRRIGLHRMRHRVDAVETGPDTVVVRSRVAPAGSPLALRAVYRWTAQRGLLRLELSVDPEGDWPVPLPRLGVRMRVCGSLGLVRWFGGGPGEGYPDSRAAARVSRWSMSVDALQTPYVRPQENGARPGVRWAELTRSDGSGLRIEGDPDFFLTARRWTTEELAAARHTTDLRPGEDLWLHLDHAQHGIGSQSCGPGVLPRHRLEVAPARFSFVFSSLH, encoded by the coding sequence ATCGCCGACGGGACGGACAACGCACCGCACCACCCCGGCCAGGACCAGCACCCCCCGTACTACGAAGACCGCTCACCGGGCAGCGGCGCCCTTCCGCCGCGTGCCTGGTACCCGAGGTCGGATGCGGTCCGGCTCTCGCTGCACGGCCGCTGGCGGTTCCGGCTCTCGGCGAGCGCCACCGCCGAGGACGACTCGTTCGCCCGCCCGGACTTCGACGATGCGCACTGGCCGGAGCTGCGGGTGCCCGGCCACTGGGCGCTCCAGGGACGCTTCGCCTCGGAAGGCTCCTACGAGGGCAGCGGCACCGCGCAGCCGATCGGGGCACCCGTCTACACCAACACCGCCTACCCCTTCCCGGTCGATCCGCCGCGGGTGCCGGACGAGAACCCGACGGGCGATCACCGGCAGGTCTTCGACCTGCCCGAGGGGTGGGGCGAGGGCCCCGCGGTGCTGCACTTCGCCGGGGTGGAATCCTGCGCCCGGGTCTGGCTCAACGGCCAGGAGCTGGGCCATTTCAAGGGCAGCCGGCTGCCGCACGAATTCGAGGTCGGGCCGCTGCTGCGACCGAGCGGCAATGTGCTGGCGGTGCGCGTCCACCAGTGGTCGTCGGGCAGCTATCTGGAGGACCAGGACCAGTGGTGGCTGGCCGGCATCTTCCGGGAGGTCTCGCTGCACCGCCGTCCGGAGGGGTCGGTCGCCGACCACTTCGTCCACGCCGAGTTCGATCACGTCACGGGCCAGGGCACCCTGCGGGTGGAGTCCGAGCCGGAAGGACGGGTGACGGTTCCGGCGCTCGGCCTCGATCTGGCGACCGGTCAGAGCGCGACGGTGCCGGTGCACCCCTGGACGGCCGAAGCGCCGCACCTCTACGACGGGGAGCTGGTGACCTCCGGTGAGCGGATCCCGCTGCGCATCGGATTCCGTACGGTCCGCGTCGAGGACGGGCTGCTGAAGGTCAACGGCCGCCGGATCCTGCTGCGCGGCGTCAACCGCCACGAGTTCCATCCGCGCTATGGACGGGCCCTCGACCCCGAGACGATGCGCCGCGATCTGCTGCTGATGAAGCAGCACAACATCAACGCGGTGCGTACCAGCCACTATCCGCCGCACCCCGCCTTCCTCGGCCTGTGCGACGAGTTGGGCCTGTGGGTGGTCGAGGAGTGCGATCTGGAAACCCATGGGTTCGGCGGGCAGGGCCGGCGGGACAACCCGGTGGATGACGCGCGCTGGGAGCCGGCGTTGCTCGACCGGGCCCGGCGGATGGTCGAGCGGGACAAGAACCACCCCGCCGTCGTGCTGTGGTCGCTGGGAAACGAGTGCGGTACGGGGCGCGGGCTGTCCGCCATGGCCGCCTGGATGCGCGAGCGCGACCCGTCCCGGCCGCTGCACTACGAGGGCGACCCCAGCTGCGCCGACACCGATGTCTACTCCCGGATGTATGCCGACCACGCCGAGGTGGAGCGCATCGGGCAGCGCGCCGAGGCGCCGCTGCCGGATCCGGAGCTGGACGCCCGACGGCGCCAACTCCCCTTCCTCCTGTGCGAGTACGCGCATGCGATGGGAAACGGGCCGGGCGGGCTGAGCGAGTACCAACGGCTGTTCGAGCGCTATGAGCGCTGCCAGGGTGGTTTCGTCTGGGAGTGGATCGACCACGGGCTGCGGCAGCAGACGCCCGCCGGCGAGGTGTTCCACGCCTATGGCGGAGACTTCGGCGAGGAGGTGCACGACGGGAACTTCGTCTGCGACGGCCTGGTCTTTCCCGACCGGGTGCCCTCCCCGGGCCTGCTGGAGTTCAAGAAGGTCGTGGAACCGGTACGGATCGAGACCGGGACCGACGGGACCGGGGCTGGGGCAGGGACCGGGGGCGGGACCGGGACCGGGACCGACGAGGACGGCGCGGCCCGCACGGTCCGGATCACCAATCTGTACGACTTCGCCGGCCTGGGCCACCTCGGCTTCCGGTGGAGCTACGAGGTGGACGGTGAGCCGCGCGGTCACGGCCGGCTCACGGTGCCGCCGTTGGGCCCCGGCGAGTCGGCCGTCGTGCAGCTGCCGGCGCCGCCGGCCGGGCCGGACAACAAGGGCGACCGGGCGGACGGGGGCGATAAGGGCGACGAGAGGGACGTAGGCGAAGCGCTCTGGACGGTCCGGGCGGTGCTGGACGAGGACACCCCCTGGGCATCCGCCGGGCACGAGATCGCCTGGGGCCAGCTGCCGGCCGCCCCGCGCCCCGCCGCCACTCCCCCGGCGGCCACCGCCGCGCCGCGCCGTGGCGAGGGCAATGTGATCGTCCTCGGCCCGGGGACCTTCGACGCGGGGACGGGGACGCTGGCCTATCTGGACGGCGTCCGGATCGGCGGCCCCCGGCTGGACGTCTGGCGGGCGCCGACCGACAACGACGAGGCCGCGCCCTGGCAGCCGGGGCCGCGTCCTGCCACCGAGTGGCGGCGGATCGGCCTGCACCGGATGCGGCACCGCGTCGATGCCGTCGAGACCGGCCCGGACACCGTGGTCGTACGGTCCCGGGTCGCCCCGGCCGGGTCGCCGCTGGCGCTGCGCGCGGTCTATCGCTGGACAGCACAACGGGGTCTGCTGCGGCTGGAGTTGAGCGTCGATCCCGAGGGTGACTGGCCGGTGCCGCTGCCGCGGCTCGGAGTGCGGATGCGGGTGTGCGGCAGCCTCGGCCTGGTCCGGTGGTTCGGCGGCGGGCCGGGCGAGGGCTATCCGGACAGCCGGGCGGCCGCCCGGGTCAGCCGCTGGTCGATGTCGGTGGACGCCCTGCAGACGCCGTATGTGCGGCCGCAGGAGAACGGTGCGCGGCCCGGTGTGCGCTGGGCGGAGCTGACCCGTTCAGACGGCTCGGGCCTGCGGATCGAGGGCGATCCGGACTTCTTCCTCACCGCCCGCCGGTGGACGACCGAGGAGCTGGCCGCGGCCCGCCACACCACGGATCTGCGGCCCGGCGAGGATCTGTGGCTCCATCTCGACCATGCACAGCACGGCATCGGCAGCCAGTCGTGCGGGCCCGGGGTGCTGCCGCGGCACCGGTTGGAGGTGGCGCCGGCGCGGTTCTCGTTCGTGTTCTCGTCGCTGCACTGA
- a CDS encoding SWF or SNF family helicase, which yields MTRPGEEQAMDPAQERYPDERDPGRDGNPDGRGPAQARHADDRGPAAGERTFGALPPARGRAFARSWWGQAWIKALEDTALDNGQLKLGRRHARAGAVGAVSVRPGRITAIVQDRDHTRHRSDVLLQQLGAAGWDRLLDVVADRAGHIAALLDRDMPPVLVEDASAAGIELLPGIGDLEAECSCGAWDHCAHTAALCYQLARLLDQDPFVLLLLRGRGERDLLDALQARSAARAEGPAGGAGAASRGGDGDGDKRPGSGVPAAEAYAARDILPSLPAAPSPVAAPGVPPVLGGATPPAPGVEVAALEFLIGDAAARARGLLADALSAGHPDAPLPPELTPAQDAVRLAAADPGEAISARLAAGSGRDTRALALAVRAWELGGPAGLAVLEEDWTPEPEELTRATGRLAAAWEEGEIRPRLRATRNRWTVIGGGAQLRYGRDGRWRPYRREDGQWAPAGPATDDPAGAWAVLSAEG from the coding sequence ATGACGAGGCCCGGAGAGGAACAAGCGATGGACCCGGCGCAGGAGCGGTATCCGGACGAGAGGGACCCGGGCCGGGACGGGAATCCGGACGGCAGAGGCCCGGCGCAGGCGAGGCACGCGGACGACAGGGGCCCGGCGGCCGGTGAGCGGACGTTCGGTGCCTTGCCCCCGGCACGCGGGCGGGCCTTTGCCCGGAGTTGGTGGGGGCAGGCGTGGATCAAGGCACTGGAGGACACCGCGCTGGACAACGGGCAGCTGAAGCTGGGCCGGCGGCATGCGCGGGCCGGTGCGGTCGGCGCGGTCTCGGTGCGACCCGGCCGGATCACCGCGATCGTCCAGGACCGTGACCATACGCGTCACCGGTCCGACGTCCTGTTGCAGCAGTTGGGCGCGGCGGGCTGGGACCGCCTTCTCGACGTGGTCGCGGACCGGGCCGGGCATATCGCGGCGCTGCTGGACCGTGACATGCCGCCGGTACTCGTCGAGGACGCGTCGGCCGCCGGGATCGAACTGCTGCCGGGCATCGGCGACCTGGAGGCGGAGTGCAGCTGCGGCGCATGGGACCACTGCGCGCATACGGCTGCGCTCTGCTACCAGTTGGCGCGGCTGCTGGATCAAGACCCGTTCGTCCTGCTGTTGTTGCGCGGCCGGGGTGAGCGGGACCTGCTCGACGCCTTGCAGGCACGCAGCGCGGCGCGGGCTGAGGGGCCGGCGGGCGGGGCCGGAGCAGCGAGCAGAGGCGGGGACGGGGACGGGGACAAGCGTCCCGGTTCGGGGGTGCCGGCAGCGGAGGCCTACGCGGCGCGCGACATCCTGCCGTCGCTGCCCGCGGCACCGTCGCCGGTCGCCGCACCGGGCGTACCGCCGGTGCTCGGCGGCGCCACCCCTCCCGCGCCCGGGGTGGAAGTGGCGGCGCTGGAGTTCCTGATCGGGGACGCGGCGGCGCGCGCCCGGGGGTTGCTGGCGGATGCGCTCTCCGCCGGGCATCCGGACGCCCCGTTGCCGCCGGAGCTCACCCCCGCCCAGGACGCGGTCCGGCTGGCGGCGGCCGATCCCGGGGAGGCCATATCGGCGCGGCTGGCCGCCGGTTCGGGGCGTGATACGCGGGCGCTGGCACTGGCCGTACGGGCCTGGGAACTGGGCGGCCCGGCCGGGCTCGCGGTCCTGGAGGAGGACTGGACACCGGAACCGGAGGAGCTGACGCGGGCCACCGGGCGGCTCGCGGCCGCCTGGGAGGAAGGCGAGATCCGGCCGCGGCTACGGGCCACCCGCAACCGGTGGACGGTGATCGGTGGCGGGGCCCAGCTGCGCTACGGGCGGGACGGCCGCTGGCGGCCGTATCGCAGGGAAGACGGACAGTGGGCGCCCGCGGGCCCGGCCACGGACGATCCGGCGGGCGCCTGGGCGGTGTTGTCGGCCGAGGGGTGA
- a CDS encoding DEAD/DEAH box helicase — translation MTPPPAVTPARLSALSRCAAVFLPSDPPRAGRVAFWRPDGAPIEEARSPAGATDGEGGAADEDGGATDGEGWAAERLEVVLPDEDGGVPLCEVPALVLTVAEAVPVLTRARAARGTHPAAAFWGAAAVLALQFAARGRLLPGVSPDGYDAWRLGPLDPVDIERLRDLAAAMPPYAHAVPLPDSAPPALPDPERQLRSFLDAVADGLPRSPGAALVTGAPAFAAPAPQQIPEQRAWAADVAAGHDAGVRISLRVDVRGTEVAGNTETSEPTEIAEATGATEVAEATGATKAAEATKTTKAAEATDLTDAETADAPDAGITFTAVLQLHSLTDPTLVAEAAEVWAGASSAGQAFGPRARMDTLLALRRAADVWAPLGPLLSAAVPGALELAEEEVAELLGPAGRALAAAGVQVHWPKDLARTLTSRAVVGSPEAGDGSGWEGPESGLPSLLSADALLSFSWRFAVGGQEVDRNELDRLAEAGRPLVRLHDQWVLIDPETVRAARDRPDHKITPLDALGAALIGSAGTPDGGRVEVEASGWPARLRDLLADPENDGAAPVRQPAALTATLRDYQVRGLGWLHRMTSLGLGACLADDMGLGKTITLISLHLHRQTTPASAGPTLVVCPASLMGNWQREIEKFAPGTPVRRFHGGRRSLAEPADDEFVLTTYGTMRLDAGKLAQVRWGLVVADEAQHVKNPFSATAKALRTLPAKARVALTGTPVENNLSELWAILDWTTPGLLGPLSRFRTRYAQAIEGGAAASPEAGAAAERLARLVRPFLLRRRKSDPGIAPELPPKTETDRVVALTMEQAGLYEAVVREGLDEIAKTDGFARRGLVVKLLTSLKQICNHPAQYLKEGGGRADRGQAAEAVRTAGRSGKVELLDELLDTVLAEGSSVLVFSQYVQMARLLESHLAARGVPTQFLHGQTPVARREEMVQRFQDGAAPVFLLSLKAAGTGLNLTRASHVVHFDRWWNPAVEAQATDRAYRIGQTRPVQVHRFITEGTIEDRIADMLSRKQQLADAVLGSGEAALTELTDAELADLVALRGSE, via the coding sequence GTGACACCACCCCCGGCGGTCACGCCCGCTCGGCTCTCCGCTCTGTCCCGCTGTGCAGCGGTTTTCCTGCCGTCGGATCCGCCGCGTGCCGGGCGGGTGGCGTTCTGGCGCCCCGATGGCGCGCCCATTGAAGAGGCACGTAGCCCGGCCGGTGCGACGGACGGAGAAGGCGGGGCGGCGGACGAGGACGGCGGTGCGACGGACGGGGAGGGCTGGGCGGCAGAGCGGCTGGAGGTGGTCCTGCCGGACGAGGACGGTGGGGTTCCCCTGTGCGAGGTCCCGGCGCTCGTCCTGACGGTTGCCGAGGCGGTGCCGGTGCTCACCCGCGCGCGGGCCGCACGGGGCACCCATCCGGCCGCCGCCTTCTGGGGGGCCGCGGCCGTGCTGGCGCTGCAGTTCGCGGCCCGCGGCCGGCTGCTGCCGGGGGTGAGTCCCGACGGGTATGACGCCTGGCGGCTGGGTCCGCTCGATCCGGTGGACATCGAGCGGCTGCGCGATCTCGCCGCCGCCATGCCGCCGTACGCGCACGCCGTCCCGCTGCCGGATTCCGCACCGCCGGCGCTGCCGGACCCCGAGCGGCAGCTCCGGTCCTTCCTCGACGCGGTGGCGGACGGGCTGCCGCGCTCCCCCGGCGCGGCGCTGGTCACCGGCGCGCCGGCCTTCGCGGCGCCGGCACCGCAGCAGATCCCCGAACAGCGCGCCTGGGCCGCGGATGTCGCCGCGGGGCATGACGCGGGCGTACGGATCTCACTGCGGGTGGACGTGCGGGGCACGGAGGTGGCGGGGAACACCGAGACCTCGGAGCCCACCGAGATCGCCGAGGCCACGGGGGCCACCGAGGTCGCCGAGGCTACGGGGGCCACCAAGGCCGCCGAGGCCACGAAGACCACCAAGGCCGCCGAGGCTACGGACCTCACGGACGCCGAGACTGCGGACGCCCCGGACGCCGGCATCACCTTCACCGCCGTGCTCCAACTGCACAGCCTCACCGATCCGACGCTGGTCGCCGAGGCCGCCGAGGTGTGGGCGGGGGCGTCGTCCGCCGGGCAGGCCTTCGGGCCGCGGGCGCGGATGGACACGCTGCTGGCGTTGCGTCGTGCGGCGGATGTCTGGGCGCCACTCGGCCCGTTGTTGTCCGCCGCGGTACCCGGGGCACTGGAGCTGGCCGAGGAAGAGGTCGCCGAACTGCTCGGCCCGGCCGGCCGTGCGCTGGCCGCCGCCGGGGTGCAGGTGCACTGGCCGAAGGATCTGGCCCGCACGCTGACCAGCCGGGCCGTGGTGGGGTCGCCCGAGGCGGGCGACGGCAGCGGCTGGGAGGGACCGGAGTCGGGGCTGCCTTCGCTGTTGTCGGCGGATGCCCTGCTCTCCTTCAGCTGGCGGTTCGCGGTGGGCGGCCAGGAAGTGGACAGGAACGAGCTGGACCGGCTCGCCGAGGCGGGACGGCCGCTGGTGCGGCTGCACGACCAGTGGGTGCTGATCGACCCGGAGACGGTGCGGGCCGCCCGGGACCGCCCGGACCATAAGATCACGCCGCTCGATGCGCTCGGCGCCGCGCTCATCGGATCCGCCGGGACCCCGGACGGCGGGCGGGTGGAAGTGGAGGCCTCCGGATGGCCGGCCCGGCTGCGCGACCTGCTCGCCGACCCGGAGAACGACGGTGCCGCACCCGTCCGGCAGCCGGCGGCACTCACCGCGACGCTGCGCGACTACCAGGTGCGCGGACTCGGCTGGCTGCACCGGATGACGTCGCTGGGACTGGGCGCCTGTCTCGCCGACGACATGGGGCTGGGAAAGACGATCACGCTCATCTCCCTGCATCTGCACCGGCAGACCACCCCCGCCTCGGCCGGCCCCACGCTGGTCGTCTGTCCCGCCTCCCTCATGGGCAACTGGCAGCGGGAGATCGAGAAGTTCGCGCCGGGCACACCGGTGCGCCGCTTCCACGGCGGGCGGCGCAGCCTGGCGGAGCCGGCGGACGACGAGTTCGTGCTCACCACCTACGGAACGATGCGGCTGGACGCCGGGAAGCTGGCGCAGGTGCGCTGGGGGCTGGTCGTCGCCGACGAGGCGCAGCACGTCAAGAACCCCTTCTCCGCGACCGCCAAGGCGCTGCGCACCCTGCCCGCCAAGGCACGGGTGGCGCTGACCGGCACCCCGGTGGAGAACAATCTGTCGGAGCTGTGGGCGATCCTGGACTGGACGACGCCCGGCCTGCTGGGGCCGCTCAGCCGGTTCCGGACGCGCTATGCGCAGGCCATCGAGGGCGGTGCGGCGGCGTCCCCGGAGGCGGGCGCGGCGGCCGAACGGCTCGCCCGGCTGGTGCGGCCTTTCCTGTTGCGCCGCCGTAAGTCCGATCCGGGGATCGCGCCGGAGCTGCCACCCAAGACGGAGACCGACCGGGTGGTGGCGCTCACCATGGAGCAGGCCGGGCTCTACGAAGCCGTGGTGCGCGAGGGGCTTGATGAGATCGCCAAGACGGACGGGTTTGCCCGCCGCGGGCTGGTGGTCAAACTGCTCACCTCGCTCAAGCAGATCTGCAACCACCCCGCGCAGTACCTCAAGGAAGGCGGCGGCCGGGCGGACCGCGGGCAGGCGGCGGAAGCGGTGCGGACCGCGGGCCGTTCGGGGAAGGTCGAGCTGCTGGACGAACTGCTCGACACCGTCCTGGCCGAGGGCTCCAGCGTGCTGGTGTTCAGCCAGTATGTGCAGATGGCGCGGCTGTTGGAGAGCCATCTGGCGGCGCGCGGGGTGCCCACGCAGTTCTTGCACGGCCAGACGCCGGTGGCCCGCCGCGAGGAGATGGTGCAGCGCTTCCAGGACGGCGCGGCACCGGTGTTCCTGCTGTCGCTGAAGGCGGCGGGTACGGGTCTGAACCTCACCCGGGCGTCGCATGTCGTCCACTTCGACCGCTGGTGGAATCCGGCCGTCGAGGCGCAGGCCACCGACCGCGCGTACCGCATCGGGCAGACCCGCCCGGTGCAGGTCCACCGGTTCATCACGGAGGGCACGATCGAGGACCGGATCGCCGACATGCTCTCCCGTAAGCAGCAGTTGGCGGATGCGGTGCTGGGGTCCGGTGAGGCCGCGCTGACCGAACTCACCGACGCCGAGCTGGCGGACCTGGTCGCACTGCGAGGGAGTGAGTGA
- a CDS encoding methyltransferase domain-containing protein, with protein sequence MTGQHGDHHADRPHEVRAFFAPRAAGWDAKFPGDGPAYAAGTAELGLREGDRVLDAGCGTGRALSALRGAVGARGTVLGADLTPEMLQAAVRAGRDRYAALLLADVTRLPLPDAALDAVFAAGLISHLPDSAGGLTELARTVRPGGRLALFHPIGRAALAARKGRPITPDDLRAEPNLRPLLAACGWDLIRYEDRDSRYLALAVRRA encoded by the coding sequence ATGACCGGCCAGCACGGCGACCACCACGCCGACCGCCCGCACGAGGTCCGGGCGTTCTTCGCGCCACGCGCCGCCGGCTGGGATGCGAAGTTCCCCGGCGACGGTCCCGCCTATGCGGCGGGCACCGCCGAACTGGGCCTCCGGGAGGGCGACCGGGTGCTGGACGCCGGCTGCGGCACGGGGCGCGCGCTGTCCGCGCTCCGGGGAGCCGTGGGAGCGCGCGGGACGGTGCTGGGCGCCGATCTCACGCCCGAGATGCTGCAGGCCGCCGTACGGGCCGGGCGCGACCGCTACGCGGCGCTGCTGCTCGCCGACGTGACCCGGCTGCCGCTGCCCGACGCCGCGCTGGACGCGGTCTTCGCCGCCGGGCTCATCTCCCATCTGCCGGACTCGGCGGGCGGCCTCACCGAACTCGCCAGGACCGTACGTCCCGGTGGCCGGCTGGCGCTCTTCCACCCCATCGGGCGGGCGGCCCTCGCCGCCCGCAAGGGCCGCCCGATCACCCCCGACGACCTGCGTGCCGAGCCGAATCTGCGGCCCCTCCTGGCGGCGTGCGGCTGGGACCTGATCCGGTACGAGGACCGCGACTCCCGCTACCTGGCGCTGGCGGTACGCCGGGCGTAG
- a CDS encoding ATP/GTP-binding protein: MNAAQGAPEGAAPGPDAELTLKILVAGGFGVGKTTLVGSVSEIHPLRTEERLSEAGETVDDTGGVDAKGTTTVAMDFGRITIRQGLSLYLFGTPGQDRFWFLWDDLSEGALGAVVLADTRRLQDCFPAVDYFERRAIPFLVAVNCFAEARSYGADEVSRALDLDRGTPVVLCDARDRDSGKEVLVRLVEHAGRRHSARVLDSVG, encoded by the coding sequence ATGAACGCCGCACAAGGGGCCCCGGAGGGCGCAGCCCCGGGCCCCGACGCCGAGTTGACCCTGAAGATCTTAGTCGCGGGCGGCTTCGGCGTCGGCAAGACAACCCTGGTGGGCTCGGTCAGCGAGATCCACCCGCTGCGCACGGAGGAACGGCTCAGCGAGGCGGGCGAGACGGTGGACGACACCGGGGGAGTGGACGCCAAGGGCACCACCACGGTGGCGATGGACTTCGGCCGCATCACCATCAGGCAGGGACTGTCCCTCTACCTCTTCGGCACCCCCGGACAGGACCGCTTCTGGTTCCTGTGGGACGACCTCTCGGAGGGTGCGCTGGGCGCCGTGGTGCTGGCCGATACCCGGCGGCTGCAGGACTGTTTTCCGGCCGTCGACTACTTCGAGCGCCGGGCGATCCCGTTCCTGGTGGCCGTCAACTGCTTTGCGGAGGCCCGGTCCTACGGGGCCGACGAGGTCTCCCGCGCACTGGACCTGGACCGTGGTACCCCGGTGGTGCTCTGTGATGCGAGGGACCGGGACTCCGGCAAGGAAGTGCTGGTCCGGCTCGTCGAGCACGCGGGGCGGCGGCACTCCGCACGGGTGCTGGACTCGGTGGGCTGA
- a CDS encoding PPOX class F420-dependent oxidoreductase, producing MAHKMTKDEWQRFLSEGTRTGKLATVRADGSPHLAPVWFLLDGDELVFNTGADTVKGRNLARDGRVALCVDDDRPPFAFVSVQGTAEISDDLTDVRHWATRIAARYMGEDRAQEYGARNGVPGEVVVRVRIDKAVALAGVAS from the coding sequence ATGGCACACAAGATGACGAAGGATGAGTGGCAGAGGTTCCTTTCCGAGGGCACGCGTACCGGGAAGCTGGCGACCGTACGGGCCGACGGCAGCCCGCACCTCGCACCGGTGTGGTTCCTCCTGGACGGTGACGAGCTGGTGTTCAACACCGGCGCGGACACGGTCAAGGGACGCAATCTCGCCCGGGACGGCAGGGTGGCACTGTGCGTCGACGACGATCGGCCACCGTTCGCTTTCGTGTCCGTGCAGGGAACAGCGGAGATCAGCGACGATCTGACGGACGTCCGTCACTGGGCGACCCGGATCGCGGCCCGCTACATGGGCGAGGACCGTGCGCAGGAGTACGGCGCCCGCAACGGCGTTCCGGGCGAGGTGGTGGTCCGGGTCAGGATCGACAAGGCCGTCGCCCTCGCGGGTGTCGCGAGCTGA
- a CDS encoding roadblock/LC7 domain-containing protein yields MALSSGLDWLLDDLTKRVQKVRHVLVLSNDGLVTGASERLEREDAEHLAAVASGLHSLAKGSGLHFGIGRVRQTMVEFDDGVLFVTAAGDGSCLCVLAGADADMGQIAYEMTLLVNRVGEHLAVAARQPESYPQV; encoded by the coding sequence ATGGCATTGAGCAGCGGACTCGACTGGCTGCTGGACGATCTGACCAAGCGGGTGCAGAAGGTACGGCACGTGTTGGTGCTCTCCAACGACGGGCTGGTGACCGGGGCGAGCGAGCGACTGGAGCGGGAGGACGCCGAACATCTCGCGGCGGTCGCCTCGGGACTGCACAGCCTCGCGAAGGGCTCGGGGCTGCACTTCGGAATCGGCCGGGTGCGTCAGACCATGGTCGAATTCGACGACGGAGTGCTGTTCGTGACGGCCGCGGGAGACGGCAGCTGTCTGTGCGTGCTGGCGGGCGCCGACGCCGACATGGGGCAGATCGCCTACGAAATGACGCTGTTGGTCAATCGCGTCGGGGAGCATCTGGCCGTCGCGGCCCGCCAGCCGGAAAGTTATCCACAGGTCTGA
- a CDS encoding DUF6397 family protein gives MTVVCDGQQTLTTGRAARELELRTGELELATQLGEVRTAAAGADGRPAGAGALGRRRVPAEEIARLQAEPGFPDALRERIRAVSTTEAAALMGIGPGRAVRLTRAGCLGPVRFYVNRFGAVVWLYLAAEVADFADREPDLMRGNTPAAMRVMLDSGQDWRARQWRSRRIAQLMGQTDDPWEAAAVIAAVLPPEELASVAENPLERSLLRRLRPTLASVITVTPAARESFERVLTADEFDEVLWYRVHLSRCLERARREDPGRPRTPVAVPSAVARPGQSPSFLNSPSWDGRTLPAVP, from the coding sequence ATGACAGTGGTGTGCGACGGGCAGCAGACGCTCACGACGGGGCGGGCGGCCCGCGAACTGGAGCTGCGGACAGGCGAGTTGGAGCTCGCCACCCAGCTCGGCGAAGTACGGACGGCCGCGGCCGGGGCCGACGGTCGGCCGGCCGGAGCCGGAGCGCTCGGCCGGCGCCGGGTTCCGGCGGAGGAGATCGCCCGGCTACAGGCCGAGCCGGGCTTCCCGGACGCGCTCCGCGAGCGGATCCGCGCAGTCAGCACGACCGAGGCCGCCGCTCTCATGGGCATCGGGCCCGGCCGGGCGGTCCGCCTGACCCGGGCGGGCTGTCTGGGCCCCGTCCGGTTCTATGTGAACCGCTTCGGCGCGGTGGTCTGGCTCTATCTCGCGGCCGAGGTGGCCGACTTCGCCGACCGTGAACCCGACCTGATGCGGGGCAACACCCCGGCGGCGATGCGGGTGATGCTCGACAGCGGACAGGACTGGCGGGCCCGCCAGTGGCGCAGCCGGCGGATCGCCCAGCTCATGGGGCAGACCGACGATCCCTGGGAAGCGGCCGCGGTGATCGCCGCCGTGCTGCCGCCGGAGGAACTGGCCTCGGTGGCCGAGAACCCGCTGGAGCGGTCCCTGCTGCGCCGGCTCAGGCCCACCCTGGCCTCCGTGATCACGGTGACCCCGGCCGCCAGGGAATCCTTCGAACGCGTCCTGACGGCGGATGAGTTCGACGAAGTCCTGTGGTACCGCGTCCATCTCTCCCGCTGCCTGGAAAGGGCCCGCAGGGAAGACCCGGGCCGCCCGCGGACACCGGTCGCCGTACCCTCCGCCGTCGCCCGCCCGGGTCAGTCCCCGAGCTTTCTGAACAGCCCTTCCTGGGATGGTCGGACACTTCCTGCAGTGCCCTGA